In the genome of Siniperca chuatsi isolate FFG_IHB_CAS linkage group LG17, ASM2008510v1, whole genome shotgun sequence, one region contains:
- the LOC122863936 gene encoding sodium bicarbonate cotransporter 3-like isoform X3 yields the protein MDESLEQMRPLLRTGLDEEAIVDHGKTSFTTHTNYESEDLESHRAVYVGVHVPLGRESKRRHRHRGHKHHRKKKERDSEEGKEDGRESPTYDTPSQRVQFILGTEDDDLEHVPHDLFTELDELSFRDGSATEWKETARWLKFEEDVEDGGERWSKPYVATLSLHSLFELRSCILNGTVMLDMRANSIEEIADMVIDSMVASGQLKDDLCNKVREAMLKKHHHQNERKLSNRIPLVRSIADIGKKHSDPFLLERNGEGLSSSRLSLHKPGAASSVSNLSQRRESRVSVLLNHLLPSSSSNTGPSPGPSSFTPQNTPTFFRCSSQSPPCIHGAGLGPQGIPEVVVSPPEDDDPPNSAEEEAASLQLSRRASSASQGLELLPLEGPLVSRNSVPNNLDGNKAVERRPSKVGVSRESSSVDFSKVDMNFMKKIPPGAEASNVLVGEVDFLEKPIIAFVRLSPAVLITGLTEVPVPTRFLFLLLGPHGKGPQYHEIGRSMATLMTDEIFHDVAYKAKDRTDLLSGIDEFLDQVTVLPPGEWDPTIRIEPPKNVPSQLKRKRPSQPNGTASPGELEKEEDHHAGPELQRTGRIFGGLVLDVKRKLPFYWSDIRDSLSLQCLASILFLYCACMSPVITFGGLLGEATKGNISAIESLFGASLTGVAYSLFAGQPLTILGSTGPVLVFEKILFKFCNDYGLSYLSLRTSIGLWTAFLCLVLVATDASSLVCYITRFTEEAFAALICIIFIYEALEKLFHLGEHYPVNMHNNLDNLTLYSCQCSPPANVSDQLTQEWNQTGYSPDSIPWSSLNVSMCKILNGEFVGPACGHHGPYIPDVLFWSIILFFTTFFLSSFLKQFKTETYFPTKVRSTISDFAVFITIMIMVMVDYLMGIPSPKLNVPDRFEPTSKNRGWLMDPLGENPWWTLLVAALPALLCTILIFMDQQITAVIINRKEHKLKKGCGYHLDLLIVAIMLGVCSIMGLPWFVAATVLSISHVNSLKVESGCSAPGEQPKFLGIREQRVTGFMIFVLMGCSVFMTSALKFIPMPVLYGVFLYMGVSSLKGIQFFDRIKLFGMPAKHQPDLIYLRYVPLWKVHIFTLVQLTCLVLLWVIKASAAAVVFPMMVLALVFIRKLLDFCFTNRELSWLDDLMPESKKKKEDDKKKKAQEKLEEESRLQDEEMGLKVSFEGSNLLSIPVKTLSGNFDSDPLVVNISDDMAKTAAWKAVNSSAESCALPVKRSGSQEKVACVRVDVRPDTPGGGSTAETFL from the exons GGTCTAGATGAGGAAGCCATAGTTGACCATGGAAAGACCAGCTTCACCACTCACACAAACTATGAAAGTGAAGATTTGGAAA GCCACAGAGCAGTGTATGTAGGCGTCCATGTTCCCCTTGGCAGGGAGAGCAAACGGAGACATCGCCACCgaggacacaaacaccaccgcaagaagaaagagagagactctGAGGAGGGGAAAGAAGATGGCAGGGAATCCCCCACTTATG ACACACCATCCCAGCGGGTCCAGTTCATCCTGGGTACAGAGGATGATGACCTCGAGCACGTCCCCCATGACCTTTTCACTGAGCTGGACGAGCTGTCCTTCAGAGATGGCAGTGCCACTGAGTGGAAGGAGACTGCCAG ATGGTTGAAGTTTGAAGAGGATGTGGAAGACGGTGGGGAGAGGTGGAGTAAGCCCTATGTGGCTACGTTGTCACTACACAGCTTATTTGAACTGCGTAGCTGCATACTCAATGGCACAGTCATGCTGGATATGAGGGCCAACAGTATTGAGGAAATTGCAG ACATGGTGATAGACAGCATGGTGGCATCAGGCCAGCTGAAGGACGATTTGTGCAACAAGGTGCGGGAAGCCATGCTGAAGAAACACCACCACCAGAATGAGAGAAAGCTCAGCAATCGCATCCCTCTGGTGCGCTCCATTGCTGACATAGGCAAGAAACATTCTGACCCATTCTTGCTTGAAAGAAACG GAGAGGGCCTGTCCTCTTCACGCCTCTCTCTCCACAAGCCAGGGGCAGCCTCCTCTGTCTCCAACCTCTCCCAGAGACGAGAGTCCAGAGTCTCCGTCCTGCTCAACCATCTCCtgccctcttcttcctccaacACTGGGCCCTCCCCAGGCCCCTCATCCTTCACCCCTCAAAATACCCCCACTTTCTTCCGGTGTTCCTCCCAAAGCCCGCCATGTATCCATGGCGCAGGCCTTGGCCCTCAAGGCATCCCTGAGGTGGTGGTATCACCTCCTGAGGATGACGATCCACCGAactctgcagaagaagaggcagCATCACTACAGCTCAGTCGACGAGCATCCTCGGCATCCCAGGGCCTCGAGCTGCTGCCCTTAGAAG GACCGTTGGTGTCTCGCAATTCTGTCCCAAACAACCTGGATGGCAACAAGGCAGTGGAGAGGAGGCCATCCAAAGTAGGGGTCAGTAGAGAAAGCAGCAGTGTCGACTTCAGCAAG GTGGACATGAATTTCATGAAAAAGATTCCTCCAGGTGCTGAAGCTTCCAACGTACTGGTGGGAGAAGTGGATTTCCTGGAGAAGCCCATAATTGCCTTTGTACGACTGTCCCCAGCAGTCCTTATCACAGGCCTCACAGAGGTGCCTGTGCCCACAAG GTTTCTTttcctgcttttgggtcctcATGGCAAAGGGCCTCAGTACCATGAGATCGGCAGATCCATGGCCACACTAATGACAGATgag ATTTTCCACGATGTGGCATACAAGGCCAAAGACCGAACGGATCTCCTCTCGGGAATAGATGAGTTCCTTGATCAAGTGACTGTTCTGCCTCCTGGAGAATGGGACCCCACAATCCGGATTGAGCCCCCCAAAAATGTCCCATCTCAA CTAAAGAGGAAGAGACCGTCTCAGCCCAATGGCACTGCGTCTCCAGGAGAgctggaaaaggaggaggaccATCACGCAGGGCCTGAGCTGCAGAGGACCGGGAG GATATTTGGAGGTCTGGTCCTGGACGTCAAGCGGAAGTTACCATTCTACTGGAGCGACATCAGGGACTCCCTCAGTCTGCAGTGTCTAGCCTCCATCCTGTTCCTCTACTGCGCCTGCATGTCCCCTGTCATCACATTTGGAGGTCTGCTTGGGGAGGCAACAAAAGGCAACATA AGTGCCATAGAGTCTCTATTTGGGGCCTCACTGACAGGAGTGGCATACTCCCTCTTCGCAGGCCAGCCCCTCACTATTCTTGGCAGTACAGGACCTGTTTTAGTGTTTGAGAAGATCCTCTTCAAGTTCTGCAA TGACTATGGCCTTTCCTACCTGTCGCTGCGGACCAGCATTGGTCTATGGACAGCCTTCCTGTGTCTGGTCCTGGTGGCCACAGATGCTAGTTCCCTGGTCTGCTACATCACCCGATTCACAGAGGAGGCCTTTGCTGCACTCATCTGCATCATCTTCATCTACGAGGCTCTAGAGAAGCTCTTTCACCTGGGAGAACACTACCCCGTCAACATGCACAACAACTTGGACAACCTTACCCTGTATTC GTGTCAGTGCTCTCCACCAGCCAATGTCTCAGATCAGCTCACGCAGGAGTGGAACCAGACAGGATACAGCCCAGACTCCATCCCATGGAGCAGCCTCAATGTTTCG ATGTGTAAGATACTCAATGGGGAGTTTGTGGGTCCTGCCTGCGGTCATCATGGGCCCTACATCCCAGATGTTCTCTTCTGGTCTATTATCCTCTTCTTCAccacctttttcctctcttccttccttaaGCAGTTCaagacagagacatattttcccACCAAG GTGCGATCCACCATCAGCGACTTTGCTGTGTTCATAACCATCATGATCATGGTGATGGTGGACTATCTAATGGGGATCCCCTCTCCTAAACTTAATGTCCCTGACCGCTTTGAG CCAACTTCAAAGAACCGAGGCTGGCTGATGGACCCCTTAGGAGAAAATCCCTGGTGGACGCTTCTGGTGGCAGCACTTCCTGCCTTGCTCTGCACCATCCTCATCTTTATGGACCAGCAGATCACTGCAGTCATCATCAACCGCAAGGAGCACAAGCTCAAG AAAGGTTGCGGCTATCACCTGGACTTGCTGATAGTGGCAATTATGCTGGGTGTGTGCTCCATTATGGGCCTGCCGTGGTTCGTGGCTGCAACAGTCCTGTCCATCTCCCACGTTAACAGCCTGAAGGTGGAGTCCGGCTGCTCCGCTCCAGGAGAGCAGCCCAAGTTTCTGGGTATCCGGGAGCAGCGAGTCACTGGATTCATGATCTTTGTCCTCATGGGTTGTTCTGTTTTCATGACCTCAGCGCTCAAG TTTATTCCTATGCCAGTCCTGTATGGAGTCTTTCTCTACATGGGTGTCTCTTCCCTCAAAGGCATTCAA TTCTTTGACAGAATCAAGCTGTTCGGCATGCCTGCCAAGCACCAGCCTGATCTGATCTATCTGCGCTATGTGCCGCTGTGGAAGGTGCATATCTTCACCCTGGTGCAGCTCACCTGTTTGGTGCTGCTCTGGGTCATCAAGgcctctgcagcagctgttgtGTTTCCCATGATG GTTCTGGCGCTGGTCTTTATCCGAAAGCTTCTAGACTTTTGCTTCACCAATAGAGAGCTGAGCTGGCTGGATGACTTGATGCCAGAaagcaagaagaagaaagaggacgataagaaaaaaaaagcacaagaaaAGCTG gaAGAAGAGTCCAGACTGCAGGACGAAGAGATGGGGCTGAAGGTCAGCTTTGAAGGCTCCAACCTGCTCAGCATCCCAGTGAAGACACTCTCAGGGAA TTTTGATTCTGACCCCTTGGTTGTAAATATCTCTGATGACATGGCCAAAACCGCAGCGTGGAAAGCAGTGAACTCGAGTGCAGAGTCATGTGCTCTACCTGTGAAGCGTAGTGGAAG CCAGGAGAAGGTGGCCTGCGTTAGAGTAGACGTCAGACCAGATACACCTGGAGGGGGTTCCACTGCTGAGACCTTCCTGTGA
- the LOC122863936 gene encoding sodium bicarbonate cotransporter 3-like isoform X1 has product MDESLEQMRPLLRTGLDEEAIVDHGKTSFTTHTNYESEDLESHRAVYVGVHVPLGRESKRRHRHRGHKHHRKKKERDSEEGKEDGRESPTYDTPSQRVQFILGTEDDDLEHVPHDLFTELDELSFRDGSATEWKETARWLKFEEDVEDGGERWSKPYVATLSLHSLFELRSCILNGTVMLDMRANSIEEIADMVIDSMVASGQLKDDLCNKVREAMLKKHHHQNERKLSNRIPLVRSIADIGKKHSDPFLLERNGEGLSSSRLSLHKPGAASSVSNLSQRRESRVSVLLNHLLPSSSSNTGPSPGPSSFTPQNTPTFFRCSSQSPPCIHGAGLGPQGIPEVVVSPPEDDDPPNSAEEEAASLQLSRRASSASQGLELLPLEGPLVSRNSVPNNLDGNKAVERRPSKVGVSRESSSVDFSKVDMNFMKKIPPGAEASNVLVGEVDFLEKPIIAFVRLSPAVLITGLTEVPVPTRFLFLLLGPHGKGPQYHEIGRSMATLMTDEIFHDVAYKAKDRTDLLSGIDEFLDQVTVLPPGEWDPTIRIEPPKNVPSQLKRKRPSQPNGTASPGELEKEEDHHAGPELQRTGRIFGGLVLDVKRKLPFYWSDIRDSLSLQCLASILFLYCACMSPVITFGGLLGEATKGNISAIESLFGASLTGVAYSLFAGQPLTILGSTGPVLVFEKILFKFCNDYGLSYLSLRTSIGLWTAFLCLVLVATDASSLVCYITRFTEEAFAALICIIFIYEALEKLFHLGEHYPVNMHNNLDNLTLYSCQCSPPANVSDQLTQEWNQTGYSPDSIPWSSLNVSMCKILNGEFVGPACGHHGPYIPDVLFWSIILFFTTFFLSSFLKQFKTETYFPTKVRSTISDFAVFITIMIMVMVDYLMGIPSPKLNVPDRFEPTSKNRGWLMDPLGENPWWTLLVAALPALLCTILIFMDQQITAVIINRKEHKLKKGCGYHLDLLIVAIMLGVCSIMGLPWFVAATVLSISHVNSLKVESGCSAPGEQPKFLGIREQRVTGFMIFVLMGCSVFMTSALKFIPMPVLYGVFLYMGVSSLKGIQFFDRIKLFGMPAKHQPDLIYLRYVPLWKVHIFTLVQLTCLVLLWVIKASAAAVVFPMMVLALVFIRKLLDFCFTNRELSWLDDLMPESKKKKEDDKKKKAQEKLASNTVFIQEEESRLQDEEMGLKVSFEGSNLLSIPVKTLSGNFDSDPLVVNISDDMAKTAAWKAVNSSAESCALPVKRSGSQEKVACVRVDVRPDTPGGGSTAETFL; this is encoded by the exons GGTCTAGATGAGGAAGCCATAGTTGACCATGGAAAGACCAGCTTCACCACTCACACAAACTATGAAAGTGAAGATTTGGAAA GCCACAGAGCAGTGTATGTAGGCGTCCATGTTCCCCTTGGCAGGGAGAGCAAACGGAGACATCGCCACCgaggacacaaacaccaccgcaagaagaaagagagagactctGAGGAGGGGAAAGAAGATGGCAGGGAATCCCCCACTTATG ACACACCATCCCAGCGGGTCCAGTTCATCCTGGGTACAGAGGATGATGACCTCGAGCACGTCCCCCATGACCTTTTCACTGAGCTGGACGAGCTGTCCTTCAGAGATGGCAGTGCCACTGAGTGGAAGGAGACTGCCAG ATGGTTGAAGTTTGAAGAGGATGTGGAAGACGGTGGGGAGAGGTGGAGTAAGCCCTATGTGGCTACGTTGTCACTACACAGCTTATTTGAACTGCGTAGCTGCATACTCAATGGCACAGTCATGCTGGATATGAGGGCCAACAGTATTGAGGAAATTGCAG ACATGGTGATAGACAGCATGGTGGCATCAGGCCAGCTGAAGGACGATTTGTGCAACAAGGTGCGGGAAGCCATGCTGAAGAAACACCACCACCAGAATGAGAGAAAGCTCAGCAATCGCATCCCTCTGGTGCGCTCCATTGCTGACATAGGCAAGAAACATTCTGACCCATTCTTGCTTGAAAGAAACG GAGAGGGCCTGTCCTCTTCACGCCTCTCTCTCCACAAGCCAGGGGCAGCCTCCTCTGTCTCCAACCTCTCCCAGAGACGAGAGTCCAGAGTCTCCGTCCTGCTCAACCATCTCCtgccctcttcttcctccaacACTGGGCCCTCCCCAGGCCCCTCATCCTTCACCCCTCAAAATACCCCCACTTTCTTCCGGTGTTCCTCCCAAAGCCCGCCATGTATCCATGGCGCAGGCCTTGGCCCTCAAGGCATCCCTGAGGTGGTGGTATCACCTCCTGAGGATGACGATCCACCGAactctgcagaagaagaggcagCATCACTACAGCTCAGTCGACGAGCATCCTCGGCATCCCAGGGCCTCGAGCTGCTGCCCTTAGAAG GACCGTTGGTGTCTCGCAATTCTGTCCCAAACAACCTGGATGGCAACAAGGCAGTGGAGAGGAGGCCATCCAAAGTAGGGGTCAGTAGAGAAAGCAGCAGTGTCGACTTCAGCAAG GTGGACATGAATTTCATGAAAAAGATTCCTCCAGGTGCTGAAGCTTCCAACGTACTGGTGGGAGAAGTGGATTTCCTGGAGAAGCCCATAATTGCCTTTGTACGACTGTCCCCAGCAGTCCTTATCACAGGCCTCACAGAGGTGCCTGTGCCCACAAG GTTTCTTttcctgcttttgggtcctcATGGCAAAGGGCCTCAGTACCATGAGATCGGCAGATCCATGGCCACACTAATGACAGATgag ATTTTCCACGATGTGGCATACAAGGCCAAAGACCGAACGGATCTCCTCTCGGGAATAGATGAGTTCCTTGATCAAGTGACTGTTCTGCCTCCTGGAGAATGGGACCCCACAATCCGGATTGAGCCCCCCAAAAATGTCCCATCTCAA CTAAAGAGGAAGAGACCGTCTCAGCCCAATGGCACTGCGTCTCCAGGAGAgctggaaaaggaggaggaccATCACGCAGGGCCTGAGCTGCAGAGGACCGGGAG GATATTTGGAGGTCTGGTCCTGGACGTCAAGCGGAAGTTACCATTCTACTGGAGCGACATCAGGGACTCCCTCAGTCTGCAGTGTCTAGCCTCCATCCTGTTCCTCTACTGCGCCTGCATGTCCCCTGTCATCACATTTGGAGGTCTGCTTGGGGAGGCAACAAAAGGCAACATA AGTGCCATAGAGTCTCTATTTGGGGCCTCACTGACAGGAGTGGCATACTCCCTCTTCGCAGGCCAGCCCCTCACTATTCTTGGCAGTACAGGACCTGTTTTAGTGTTTGAGAAGATCCTCTTCAAGTTCTGCAA TGACTATGGCCTTTCCTACCTGTCGCTGCGGACCAGCATTGGTCTATGGACAGCCTTCCTGTGTCTGGTCCTGGTGGCCACAGATGCTAGTTCCCTGGTCTGCTACATCACCCGATTCACAGAGGAGGCCTTTGCTGCACTCATCTGCATCATCTTCATCTACGAGGCTCTAGAGAAGCTCTTTCACCTGGGAGAACACTACCCCGTCAACATGCACAACAACTTGGACAACCTTACCCTGTATTC GTGTCAGTGCTCTCCACCAGCCAATGTCTCAGATCAGCTCACGCAGGAGTGGAACCAGACAGGATACAGCCCAGACTCCATCCCATGGAGCAGCCTCAATGTTTCG ATGTGTAAGATACTCAATGGGGAGTTTGTGGGTCCTGCCTGCGGTCATCATGGGCCCTACATCCCAGATGTTCTCTTCTGGTCTATTATCCTCTTCTTCAccacctttttcctctcttccttccttaaGCAGTTCaagacagagacatattttcccACCAAG GTGCGATCCACCATCAGCGACTTTGCTGTGTTCATAACCATCATGATCATGGTGATGGTGGACTATCTAATGGGGATCCCCTCTCCTAAACTTAATGTCCCTGACCGCTTTGAG CCAACTTCAAAGAACCGAGGCTGGCTGATGGACCCCTTAGGAGAAAATCCCTGGTGGACGCTTCTGGTGGCAGCACTTCCTGCCTTGCTCTGCACCATCCTCATCTTTATGGACCAGCAGATCACTGCAGTCATCATCAACCGCAAGGAGCACAAGCTCAAG AAAGGTTGCGGCTATCACCTGGACTTGCTGATAGTGGCAATTATGCTGGGTGTGTGCTCCATTATGGGCCTGCCGTGGTTCGTGGCTGCAACAGTCCTGTCCATCTCCCACGTTAACAGCCTGAAGGTGGAGTCCGGCTGCTCCGCTCCAGGAGAGCAGCCCAAGTTTCTGGGTATCCGGGAGCAGCGAGTCACTGGATTCATGATCTTTGTCCTCATGGGTTGTTCTGTTTTCATGACCTCAGCGCTCAAG TTTATTCCTATGCCAGTCCTGTATGGAGTCTTTCTCTACATGGGTGTCTCTTCCCTCAAAGGCATTCAA TTCTTTGACAGAATCAAGCTGTTCGGCATGCCTGCCAAGCACCAGCCTGATCTGATCTATCTGCGCTATGTGCCGCTGTGGAAGGTGCATATCTTCACCCTGGTGCAGCTCACCTGTTTGGTGCTGCTCTGGGTCATCAAGgcctctgcagcagctgttgtGTTTCCCATGATG GTTCTGGCGCTGGTCTTTATCCGAAAGCTTCTAGACTTTTGCTTCACCAATAGAGAGCTGAGCTGGCTGGATGACTTGATGCCAGAaagcaagaagaagaaagaggacgataagaaaaaaaaagcacaagaaaAGCTG GCTtccaatactgttttcattcaggaAGAAGAGTCCAGACTGCAGGACGAAGAGATGGGGCTGAAGGTCAGCTTTGAAGGCTCCAACCTGCTCAGCATCCCAGTGAAGACACTCTCAGGGAA TTTTGATTCTGACCCCTTGGTTGTAAATATCTCTGATGACATGGCCAAAACCGCAGCGTGGAAAGCAGTGAACTCGAGTGCAGAGTCATGTGCTCTACCTGTGAAGCGTAGTGGAAG CCAGGAGAAGGTGGCCTGCGTTAGAGTAGACGTCAGACCAGATACACCTGGAGGGGGTTCCACTGCTGAGACCTTCCTGTGA